One Nocardia iowensis DNA window includes the following coding sequences:
- a CDS encoding substrate-binding domain-containing protein → MVIPLSLSGFRRSTVDIALVVPMSGPAGMFGPSCEACAAFAVGDINAAGGILDRPVRLHPVDAGAPLPVLAATIDRMVGAGMVDGVVGWHLSNARKVITPQTAGRVPYVYTTFYEGGEDSDGVYMVGETPEQQLFPALRWLRAEHGIRRWCVVGNDYVWPRETARVTKEFADTTADIDIVGQTFVPLGGRDFRQALELVRRSPAQGVLLFMVGADCAAFNRAFAEAGLDGDRLRLSMMIGEDVLYAGGADSTRGLFTASGYFESVVSSAGMDFGARYLREFGPAAPALNNIGESCYEGLLLFASLAESARSLDLRAIERNASRVSYGGPRGEVRVRGAHTTQPVYLADADALEFSVLAELSS, encoded by the coding sequence GTGGTGATTCCGTTGTCGCTCTCCGGTTTTCGTCGCTCCACGGTTGACATCGCCCTGGTGGTGCCGATGAGCGGGCCCGCGGGCATGTTCGGGCCCTCCTGCGAGGCCTGCGCCGCCTTTGCCGTGGGAGATATCAATGCCGCGGGCGGAATCCTCGACCGGCCGGTACGACTGCATCCGGTCGACGCGGGCGCGCCACTGCCCGTCCTCGCCGCGACGATCGACCGGATGGTCGGCGCGGGCATGGTCGACGGCGTCGTGGGTTGGCATTTGTCCAACGCGCGCAAGGTGATCACGCCGCAGACCGCGGGCCGGGTGCCGTACGTGTACACGACGTTCTACGAGGGTGGCGAGGACTCCGACGGCGTCTACATGGTGGGCGAGACACCGGAGCAGCAATTGTTTCCGGCGCTGCGCTGGCTGCGCGCCGAACACGGCATCCGCCGCTGGTGCGTTGTCGGTAACGACTATGTGTGGCCTCGGGAAACCGCAAGGGTCACCAAGGAATTCGCCGACACCACGGCCGATATCGACATTGTCGGGCAGACCTTCGTCCCGCTCGGCGGGCGCGATTTCCGGCAGGCACTCGAGCTGGTCCGCCGCTCACCGGCGCAGGGCGTACTGCTGTTCATGGTCGGCGCGGATTGCGCCGCGTTCAACCGCGCCTTCGCCGAGGCCGGGCTCGACGGCGACCGGCTGCGCCTGAGCATGATGATCGGCGAGGATGTGCTGTACGCGGGCGGCGCCGACAGTACCCGCGGATTGTTCACCGCCAGCGGCTATTTCGAGAGCGTCGTGTCGTCGGCGGGAATGGATTTCGGCGCGCGCTATCTGCGAGAGTTCGGCCCGGCCGCGCCCGCACTCAACAATATCGGCGAATCCTGTTACGAGGGATTGCTGCTGTTCGCCTCGTTGGCCGAGTCCGCCCGCAGCCTCGACCTGCGCGCCATCGAACGCAACGCGTCGCGGGTCAGCTACGGCGGGCCGCGCGGTGAGGTTCGGGTGCGTGGCGCGCACACGACCCAGCCGGTCTATCTGGCCGATGCCGACGCCCTCGAATTCAGTGTGCTCGCCGAACTGAGCTCCTGA
- a CDS encoding FmdB family zinc ribbon protein, with protein sequence MPLYWFHCRACGGFDVAFAMADVPAAAPCPECASSSKRQFGVAALIRPGSAATRLIDATKRTASEPAVVTAPPPRRSLPVTRNPLHRKLPRP encoded by the coding sequence GTGCCCCTCTACTGGTTCCACTGCCGCGCCTGCGGCGGCTTCGATGTCGCCTTCGCGATGGCCGACGTGCCTGCCGCCGCGCCGTGCCCGGAATGTGCGTCGAGCAGCAAACGGCAGTTCGGTGTCGCCGCGTTGATCCGGCCGGGGTCGGCCGCCACCCGGCTGATCGACGCGACGAAGCGCACGGCGAGCGAGCCAGCGGTCGTTACCGCTCCGCCGCCACGCCGCTCCCTACCGGTGACGCGAAATCCATTGCACCGCAAGCTTCCCCGCCCCTGA
- the fmdA gene encoding formamidase has product MPELLFPLDSSKRFTEQKFVGHNRWHPDIPAAVTVKPGDEFRVHVREWFDGAIHNDDSAEDVLNAPLSTVHCLSGPFAIEGARPGDLLIVDILDIGPIPQEDSGPLAGQGWGYTGIFATDNGGGFLTEHFPDAYKAIWDFSGQTTTSRHIPGVKFTGMTHPGLMGTAPSAALLSKWNAREAALIATDPHRVPPLALPPEPRDAILGGLSRAEFDRVAADAARTAPPRENGGNQDIKNFTRGSRVFYPVFVDGAHLSVGDLHFSQGDGEITFCGAIEMGGFIDLRVDLIKNGMELYGVSENAIFVPGNSGPNYAEYLAFSGTSVTLDGEQRYLDSQLSFERACLHAIDYLTKFGYTPEQAYLLLGAAPIEGRFSGVVDIPNSCATVYIPTAIFDFPVLPTASGPVQIDPGPGAPRATR; this is encoded by the coding sequence ATGCCCGAGTTGCTGTTTCCGCTCGATTCCAGCAAGCGCTTCACCGAGCAGAAGTTCGTCGGCCACAATCGCTGGCATCCCGACATTCCCGCGGCGGTGACCGTCAAGCCGGGCGATGAGTTCCGGGTGCACGTGCGCGAGTGGTTCGACGGCGCCATCCACAACGACGATTCCGCCGAGGATGTACTGAACGCCCCGCTCAGCACCGTGCACTGCCTCTCGGGTCCGTTCGCGATCGAGGGCGCGCGGCCCGGCGACCTGCTCATCGTCGACATTCTCGACATCGGCCCGATCCCGCAGGAGGATTCCGGCCCGCTGGCCGGTCAGGGCTGGGGCTACACCGGCATCTTCGCCACCGACAACGGCGGCGGCTTCCTGACCGAACACTTTCCCGACGCCTACAAGGCCATCTGGGACTTCAGCGGACAAACGACCACCTCGCGCCACATTCCCGGGGTGAAGTTCACCGGGATGACGCACCCCGGCCTGATGGGTACCGCACCCTCCGCCGCACTGCTGTCGAAGTGGAACGCTCGCGAGGCGGCGCTGATCGCGACCGACCCGCACCGGGTTCCGCCGCTCGCGCTGCCGCCCGAACCGCGCGACGCCATCCTCGGCGGACTCTCACGTGCCGAGTTCGACCGGGTCGCCGCCGACGCGGCACGCACCGCGCCGCCGCGCGAGAACGGCGGCAATCAGGACATCAAGAACTTCACCCGCGGCAGCCGGGTCTTCTATCCGGTCTTCGTCGACGGCGCGCACCTCTCGGTCGGCGATCTGCACTTCTCCCAGGGCGACGGCGAGATCACCTTCTGCGGCGCCATCGAGATGGGCGGATTCATCGACTTGCGGGTCGATCTCATCAAGAACGGCATGGAGCTCTACGGCGTCAGCGAGAACGCCATCTTCGTGCCCGGCAACTCCGGCCCCAATTACGCTGAGTACCTTGCCTTTTCCGGCACCTCGGTCACCCTGGACGGCGAACAGCGCTACCTCGACTCGCAACTGTCCTTCGAACGCGCCTGTCTGCATGCCATCGACTACCTCACCAAGTTCGGCTATACCCCCGAGCAGGCTTACCTCCTGCTCGGCGCCGCGCCCATCGAAGGGCGCTTCTCCGGTGTGGTGGACATCCCCAATTCCTGTGCCACGGTGTACATCCCCACCGCCATCTTCGACTTTCCGGTCCTGCCGACCGCATCGGGTCCAGTCCAGATCGACCCCGGTCCGGGTGCACCCCGCGCCACCCGCTGA
- the cqsA gene encoding alpha-hydroxyketone-type quorum-sensing autoinducer synthase: MCSEVAIASERSSMGPTVAERIRLRVERFHSDRLAGQWGGRHILHGRTPGYGDIVLNGSDYLALGADPRITHAIKTALRSTQVGRFASCAFLPDDHPQVVLERALAEHLRVPAGVLCQSGWEAKVGLLQSIADPEIPVYIDQFAHMSLWHGAKVSRAPIYSFRHNFPGHLREQIRAHGPGIIAVDAIYGTNGSRCPLTQICDIADETDSVLVVDESHALGTDGPAGAGMVAALGLTERVPYRIASLSKAFGGRAGFVGANTADFVDYFKMESHPAVFSSTLLPYEIAGLAATLDVIRLDNWRRQRLRELSTMVRRALTALEFDLEGSASHIVALQAGPDLRAMAIRDFLEARGIFGSLLCPPTTARNHTLIRFGLHAAITDHNIDRIIGACTEIRARFGATPPLEPLPKMPADRPGKHHATAGGLSSGT, from the coding sequence GTGTGCTCTGAAGTAGCTATCGCTAGCGAAAGGAGTTCCATGGGCCCGACTGTCGCCGAACGGATCCGCCTGCGCGTCGAGAGATTTCATTCGGACAGACTTGCCGGGCAATGGGGCGGGCGGCACATCCTGCACGGCCGCACGCCCGGCTACGGCGACATCGTTCTCAACGGTAGCGACTACTTGGCGCTGGGCGCCGATCCGCGGATCACCCATGCGATCAAGACCGCGCTGCGGTCCACACAAGTCGGCCGGTTCGCGTCGTGCGCGTTTCTCCCCGACGACCATCCGCAGGTCGTGCTGGAACGGGCGCTCGCCGAGCATCTGCGGGTACCCGCCGGAGTGCTCTGCCAATCGGGGTGGGAAGCGAAGGTCGGTCTGCTGCAGTCAATCGCGGACCCCGAAATCCCGGTCTATATCGATCAATTCGCGCATATGTCGCTCTGGCACGGCGCGAAGGTCAGCAGGGCGCCGATATATTCGTTCCGGCACAACTTTCCCGGCCACCTCCGCGAGCAGATTCGGGCACACGGACCGGGCATCATCGCGGTGGACGCCATCTACGGCACCAACGGCAGCCGGTGTCCGCTCACCCAGATCTGCGATATCGCCGACGAAACCGACAGCGTGCTCGTTGTCGATGAATCCCACGCGCTCGGCACCGACGGGCCCGCCGGGGCCGGGATGGTGGCGGCGCTCGGCCTCACTGAACGGGTGCCGTACCGAATTGCCAGTCTCTCCAAGGCATTCGGCGGCCGCGCCGGGTTCGTCGGCGCGAACACCGCCGATTTCGTCGACTACTTCAAAATGGAGTCGCACCCCGCGGTGTTCTCCTCGACCCTGCTGCCGTACGAAATCGCGGGCCTGGCCGCGACACTCGATGTGATCCGGCTCGACAACTGGCGGCGGCAACGGCTCCGGGAGTTGTCGACCATGGTGCGGCGGGCACTGACCGCGCTCGAATTCGACCTCGAAGGCTCGGCCAGCCACATCGTCGCGCTACAGGCCGGGCCCGACCTGCGCGCCATGGCCATCCGGGATTTCCTGGAAGCGCGCGGCATCTTCGGTTCGCTCCTGTGCCCGCCCACCACCGCCCGCAACCACACCCTCATTCGCTTCGGCCTGCACGCCGCCATCACCGACCACAACATCGACCGAATCATCGGCGCCTGCACCGAAATCCGCGCACGCTTCGGTGCCACCCCACCCCTCGAACCCCTCCCCAAGATGCCCGCCGACCGACCCGGCAAACACCACGCCACCGCTGGCGGCTTATCGAGTGGCACCTGA
- the tuf gene encoding elongation factor Tu gives MSKKTYVRTKPHLNIGTMGHVDHGKTTLTAAITKVLAERGGGSFVPFERIDRAPEEAQRGITINIAHVEYETATRHYAHIDMPGHADFVKNMITGASQLDGAILVVSAQDGVMPQTAEHVLLARQVGVEHIVVALNKADAGDPELLDLIELEVRELLTAQGYPGADLPVIRVSGLRALEGDEHWTAALIELLDAIDTHVPIPVRYTDAPFLLPVENVLTITGRGTVVTGAVERGRVRLGDRVALLGLGEELGSVVTGVETFGRTMEFAAAGDNVALLLRGIHRGQVRRGQVVAEPGSVAVHTGFTARVYLLGTAEGGRRTPITTGYRPQFYIRTGDVVGDVTLAGDTAMAMPGDTVELTVVLGRPVPLEPGLGFAIREGGRTVGAGTVLSTA, from the coding sequence ATGTCCAAGAAGACCTATGTCCGCACCAAGCCGCACCTCAACATCGGCACCATGGGCCACGTCGACCACGGCAAGACCACCCTCACCGCGGCGATCACCAAGGTGCTCGCCGAGCGCGGCGGCGGTAGTTTCGTGCCGTTCGAGCGGATCGACCGGGCCCCAGAAGAGGCGCAGCGCGGCATCACCATCAATATCGCGCACGTCGAATACGAGACGGCGACAAGGCATTACGCGCACATCGACATGCCGGGGCACGCCGACTTCGTGAAGAACATGATCACCGGTGCGTCCCAGCTCGACGGCGCCATCCTGGTGGTCTCCGCGCAGGACGGCGTGATGCCGCAGACCGCCGAGCACGTGCTGCTGGCCCGCCAAGTCGGCGTCGAGCACATCGTCGTGGCCCTCAACAAGGCCGACGCGGGTGACCCCGAACTGCTCGACCTGATCGAGCTGGAGGTGCGTGAACTGCTCACCGCCCAGGGTTACCCCGGCGCCGACCTCCCGGTTATCCGGGTCTCGGGCCTGCGGGCGCTCGAAGGCGACGAGCACTGGACCGCCGCCCTGATCGAGTTGCTCGACGCCATCGACACCCACGTGCCGATCCCGGTGCGCTACACCGACGCGCCGTTCCTGCTGCCGGTGGAGAACGTCCTCACCATCACGGGTCGAGGCACCGTCGTCACCGGCGCGGTGGAGCGCGGCCGGGTCCGGCTCGGCGACCGAGTGGCCCTGCTCGGCCTCGGCGAGGAACTCGGTTCGGTCGTCACCGGCGTCGAAACCTTCGGTCGCACCATGGAATTCGCGGCGGCGGGCGACAATGTCGCGCTGCTCCTGCGCGGTATCCACCGCGGCCAGGTCCGCCGCGGCCAGGTCGTCGCCGAACCCGGCAGCGTGGCGGTGCACACCGGGTTCACCGCCCGCGTCTACCTGCTCGGCACCGCGGAAGGCGGCCGCCGGACGCCCATCACCACCGGCTACCGCCCGCAGTTCTACATCCGCACCGGCGACGTGGTCGGCGATGTGACGCTCGCCGGCGACACCGCCATGGCGATGCCCGGCGACACGGTCGAACTGACCGTCGTCCTCGGCCGCCCGGTCCCGTTGGAACCGGGCCTCGGCTTCGCCATCCGCGAAGGCGGCCGCACCGTCGGCGCCGGAACGGTGCTCTCCACCGCCTAG
- a CDS encoding hydroxymethylglutaryl-CoA lyase, translating into MTAPVLRDVTLRDGLQLTGKVLPVERKVDIVRRLLALGVPALEIGSMARPDLVPPMANTMELVAALSPEELQRCWVWVATPRHVEKAAAAGVRNFQYCFSVSDAHNKANIGRSTEDSVAAMPDAVRLAEAAGGSIQLCLATSFTCPFDGPVDPERVLAIAGDPRTEGAADIVLADTLGQANPAEVGSLVAAVRVRTPQRRIVFHGHDTWGMGVANTVAAIQSGATMVDGSLGGLGGCPFAPGASGNTSTEDILFATRPEWFTPATLAGLVDLSEDLLAELGEPNRSRTAEGARSKADAFEWVNARTAG; encoded by the coding sequence ATGACCGCGCCGGTCCTGCGCGACGTGACCTTGCGAGATGGGTTGCAGCTCACCGGAAAGGTGCTGCCGGTCGAGCGCAAGGTCGACATCGTCCGGCGGCTGCTCGCGCTGGGGGTGCCCGCGTTGGAGATCGGTTCCATGGCGCGGCCGGATCTGGTGCCGCCGATGGCGAACACCATGGAACTCGTCGCCGCGCTGAGTCCCGAAGAACTGCAACGCTGTTGGGTGTGGGTCGCCACGCCGCGGCACGTCGAGAAGGCGGCCGCGGCGGGGGTGCGCAACTTCCAGTACTGCTTCTCGGTCTCGGATGCGCACAACAAGGCGAATATCGGCCGCAGCACCGAGGACAGCGTCGCCGCCATGCCCGACGCGGTGCGGCTCGCCGAGGCGGCGGGCGGATCGATCCAGCTGTGCCTGGCCACCAGCTTCACCTGTCCGTTCGACGGTCCGGTCGATCCAGAGCGGGTCCTCGCCATCGCCGGCGACCCGCGCACCGAGGGTGCCGCCGACATCGTCCTCGCCGACACCCTCGGCCAAGCCAACCCCGCCGAGGTCGGTTCGCTGGTCGCCGCCGTCCGTGTGCGAACCCCGCAGCGCCGCATCGTCTTCCACGGCCACGACACCTGGGGGATGGGTGTCGCCAACACCGTGGCCGCCATCCAATCGGGTGCCACGATGGTTGACGGTTCTCTGGGTGGTCTCGGTGGTTGCCCGTTCGCGCCCGGTGCCAGCGGTAACACCTCGACCGAGGACATTCTGTTCGCGACGCGTCCCGAGTGGTTCACCCCGGCTACCCTCGCGGGCTTGGTCGATCTGTCCGAGGACTTACTCGCGGAACTCGGCGAACCGAATCGATCTCGCACGGCGGAGGGCGCACGCTCCAAAGCCGATGCTTTCGAATGGGTTAACGCGCGGACTGCTGGGTAA
- a CDS encoding CaiB/BaiF CoA transferase family protein, producing MSIRPLDGVRVLELGNYIAAPTAGRILGDFGAEVIKVERPKAGDELRNWRLYGGDTSMLYRTVNRNKKSITLDLRTEAGRGIVLDLIRRSDVLLENFRPGMLEKWGLGPAVLNEANPDLVITRISGYGQTGPHASRPGFAAVAEAVGGLRELMGEPDRPPVRTGVSIGDSIAGVYAAFGTVMALFQRERKPDETPIPLRERIIDVALNETILSVMESLVPDYLAYGINRGRVGGLVEGIAPSNAYPCSDGVSIIIGGNGDAIFQRYMQVIGRPDLAADPELHDNAGRWRHHDRLDKAITEWTIQHTRAEALQILEAAGIPCGPIYTAADIVADEQYKARNMIQPFSVDVGAAEPKMVGFPGIVPVIGEQSLPIRNIGPDLGEHTREVLSGLLGMSDTEIDALAAT from the coding sequence ATGAGTATTCGGCCGTTGGACGGTGTACGCGTCCTGGAGCTGGGCAATTACATTGCCGCGCCGACCGCGGGGCGGATCCTCGGCGACTTCGGCGCCGAGGTGATCAAGGTGGAGCGGCCGAAGGCCGGGGACGAGTTGCGCAACTGGCGGCTCTATGGCGGCGACACCTCCATGCTGTACCGCACCGTCAACCGGAACAAGAAGTCGATCACCCTGGACCTACGCACCGAAGCGGGCCGCGGCATCGTGCTCGACCTGATCCGCCGGTCCGACGTGCTGCTGGAGAATTTCCGCCCCGGCATGCTGGAGAAATGGGGGCTCGGCCCGGCGGTGCTCAACGAGGCGAACCCCGACCTGGTGATCACCAGGATCTCCGGCTACGGCCAGACCGGCCCGCACGCCTCGCGGCCCGGTTTCGCCGCCGTCGCCGAGGCGGTCGGCGGCCTGCGCGAACTGATGGGCGAACCGGACCGGCCGCCGGTGCGAACCGGAGTGTCCATCGGTGATTCGATAGCGGGCGTCTACGCCGCCTTCGGCACGGTGATGGCGCTGTTCCAGCGCGAACGCAAACCGGACGAAACGCCGATTCCGTTGCGCGAGCGCATCATCGACGTCGCACTCAACGAGACGATCCTTTCGGTGATGGAATCCCTCGTCCCCGACTATCTCGCCTACGGCATCAACCGGGGCCGGGTCGGCGGCCTCGTCGAGGGCATCGCGCCGAGCAACGCCTACCCGTGCAGCGACGGCGTCAGCATCATCATCGGTGGCAACGGCGACGCCATCTTCCAGCGCTACATGCAGGTGATCGGCCGCCCCGACCTGGCCGCCGACCCGGAACTGCACGACAACGCGGGCCGCTGGCGCCACCACGACCGTCTCGACAAGGCAATCACCGAATGGACCATCCAGCACACCCGCGCCGAGGCACTGCAGATCCTCGAGGCCGCCGGGATACCGTGCGGACCCATCTACACCGCGGCCGACATCGTCGCCGACGAACAGTACAAGGCGCGCAACATGATTCAGCCCTTCTCAGTGGATGTCGGTGCGGCGGAACCGAAGATGGTCGGCTTTCCCGGCATCGTCCCGGTGATCGGCGAGCAGTCACTACCCATCCGCAACATCGGTCCCGATCTGGGCGAACACACCCGCGAAGTGTTGTCCGGACTACTCGGCATGAGCGACACCGAGATCGACGCCTTGGCGGCGACATGA
- a CDS encoding deoxyribonuclease IV encodes MRIGAHVRLDGDPIGFGEKLGADVIQMFVVDPQSWDKPTPHPRTEEIVASPIDVVVHSSYQINVASLNNRLRMPSRNAVAQQAKAAADLGAFGLVVHGGHVRSDAELDTGIDNWRKLFERQQDKGGFAVPILIENTAGGNHAMARHFDSIARLWDAVGDFGAGFCLDTCHAWAGGEELVGVVDRIKAITGRIDLVHLNSSRDDFNSGADRHANFSDGTIDPQLLAEVCKTADAPVILETPAEGVADDLAYLREHVG; translated from the coding sequence ATGCGCATAGGAGCACACGTTCGGCTCGACGGCGATCCGATCGGCTTCGGCGAGAAACTCGGCGCCGATGTCATCCAGATGTTCGTCGTCGACCCGCAGAGCTGGGACAAGCCCACCCCGCACCCACGGACCGAGGAGATCGTGGCGAGCCCGATCGACGTGGTGGTGCACTCGTCCTATCAGATCAATGTGGCCAGCCTGAACAACCGGCTGCGGATGCCCTCCCGCAACGCGGTCGCCCAGCAGGCGAAGGCCGCCGCCGATCTCGGCGCGTTCGGCCTGGTCGTGCACGGCGGGCACGTGCGCTCCGACGCCGAGCTGGATACCGGGATCGACAACTGGCGCAAACTCTTCGAGCGTCAGCAGGACAAGGGCGGCTTCGCCGTGCCGATCCTGATCGAGAACACCGCGGGTGGCAACCACGCGATGGCCCGGCATTTCGACTCGATCGCCCGGCTGTGGGACGCCGTCGGCGATTTCGGCGCGGGCTTCTGCCTCGACACCTGCCACGCCTGGGCGGGCGGCGAGGAACTGGTCGGCGTCGTCGACCGGATCAAGGCGATCACCGGCCGCATCGACCTGGTGCACCTGAACTCCTCGCGCGACGACTTCAATTCCGGCGCCGACCGGCACGCCAACTTCTCCGACGGCACCATCGACCCGCAACTCCTCGCCGAGGTCTGCAAGACCGCCGATGCCCCGGTCATCCTGGAAACCCCCGCCGAAGGCGTCGCCGACGACCTGGCCTACCTCCGCGAACACGTCGGCTAG
- a CDS encoding protein kinase domain-containing protein: MLASGDVFAGYVIERQLGRGGMGSVYLAKHPRLPRLTALKLLNREMFFDKEVRARFEREADLVAQLDHPNIVTVYDRGLEDDQLWISMQYIDGIDAASVQPQALPPERAVQIISETADALDYAHGIGVLHRDVKPANIMLARSGSGRGERVYLTDFGIARFRDDTGHLTQTGTFTATLAYASPEQLSGSSLDHRSDQYSLACSLFWLFTGTGPFPATNPAAVIQGHLQGAPPALSSHRPGLPYALDSVLARAMAKRPDDRYPSCADFAAAAKHALTNPSVPSMPVVGGPRPFTAPQVNGPRPTTGPRPTTGPRPTTGAPYPMTHGHGPPVSGPNHLAGSGFSMTPPATMVAPPHGTGPTHQPTSPYPGQQSGYNFAPPPMSPGGAPARPPKKSNVGLIIGICVAVLVLIVVTLGIIGAVSDSGSTAGSTTTSAAATGAVVAATADSISAEFPRMVPATKSEQVGYNGAKCWETDPGYKPSPSDGDPDFGDWAWQWRCYGGGDSSDPLYRIYVYKSAADAQAVLRQLPANTKSTDSNGGKSYTNYKFDTGGPKIVTAFTGDPDRAQYLMFTDGSGSIDETLRWWRSAPLN; the protein is encoded by the coding sequence ATGCTGGCCAGCGGTGACGTTTTCGCCGGTTATGTCATCGAGCGGCAACTGGGTCGCGGTGGCATGGGTTCGGTCTACCTGGCGAAACACCCTCGGCTACCGCGGCTGACCGCGTTGAAGCTGCTGAACCGGGAGATGTTCTTCGACAAGGAGGTGCGGGCGCGGTTCGAACGGGAGGCGGATCTGGTCGCCCAGCTCGATCACCCGAACATCGTCACGGTCTACGACCGCGGCCTCGAGGACGACCAGCTGTGGATCTCGATGCAGTACATCGACGGCATCGACGCCGCATCGGTGCAACCGCAGGCGCTGCCGCCCGAGCGCGCCGTGCAGATCATCTCCGAAACCGCGGACGCGCTCGACTACGCGCACGGCATCGGCGTACTGCACCGCGACGTGAAACCCGCGAACATCATGCTGGCCCGCTCCGGCAGCGGCCGCGGCGAGCGGGTGTACCTCACCGACTTCGGCATCGCCCGGTTCCGCGATGACACCGGTCACCTGACGCAGACCGGAACCTTCACCGCCACACTGGCCTACGCGTCACCCGAACAGCTGAGCGGCTCATCCCTTGATCACCGCTCGGATCAGTACTCGCTGGCGTGCTCACTGTTCTGGCTGTTCACCGGAACCGGTCCGTTCCCCGCGACCAATCCCGCGGCGGTGATCCAAGGACATCTGCAAGGCGCCCCGCCCGCGCTGAGCAGTCACCGTCCCGGGCTGCCCTACGCGCTGGACAGCGTGCTGGCCAGGGCGATGGCGAAGCGACCGGACGACAGATATCCGAGCTGCGCCGATTTCGCCGCGGCCGCCAAGCACGCCCTCACCAACCCCAGCGTGCCCTCGATGCCGGTGGTCGGCGGGCCACGACCGTTCACCGCGCCGCAGGTAAACGGCCCGCGGCCGACCACCGGACCACGGCCGACCACCGGACCGCGGCCGACCACCGGCGCGCCCTACCCGATGACGCACGGCCACGGACCGCCGGTCAGCGGGCCGAATCACCTTGCGGGATCAGGATTCTCGATGACGCCACCGGCCACGATGGTGGCCCCGCCGCACGGGACCGGCCCGACACACCAGCCGACCTCCCCTTACCCCGGGCAGCAGTCCGGGTACAACTTCGCGCCACCGCCCATGTCACCGGGCGGCGCCCCGGCACGCCCGCCGAAAAAGTCGAATGTCGGTCTCATCATCGGCATCTGCGTGGCGGTGCTGGTGCTCATCGTGGTAACGCTCGGCATCATCGGCGCGGTCAGCGATTCCGGCTCGACCGCGGGCAGCACGACAACCAGCGCGGCCGCGACCGGCGCCGTCGTGGCCGCGACAGCGGACTCGATCAGTGCCGAGTTCCCGCGCATGGTGCCCGCGACCAAGTCCGAGCAGGTCGGCTACAACGGCGCCAAATGCTGGGAGACCGATCCCGGCTACAAGCCGTCACCGAGCGACGGTGATCCGGACTTCGGCGACTGGGCCTGGCAGTGGCGCTGCTATGGCGGCGGTGACAGCTCGGATCCGCTCTATCGCATCTACGTCTACAAGTCCGCCGCCGACGCGCAGGCGGTGCTGCGGCAGTTGCCCGCCAACACCAAGTCGACGGACTCCAACGGCGGAAAGTCCTACACCAACTACAAATTCGACACCGGCGGGCCCAAGATCGTCACGGCCTTCACCGGCGATCCGGACCGAGCCCAGTACCTGATGTTCACCGACGGCTCCGGCTCCATCGATGAGACCTTGCGCTGGTGGCGCTCGGCGCCGCTGAACTGA